From one uncultured Methanoregula sp. genomic stretch:
- the spt4 gene encoding transcription elongation factor subunit Spt4, protein MPPANKKKQGKVCRDCHRVVDGENCVVCGTTNLSEDWSGYLVIIDPENSEVAKRMNIKLPGRYALKVR, encoded by the coding sequence ATGCCTCCGGCGAATAAGAAGAAACAGGGAAAAGTCTGCCGCGACTGCCATCGCGTAGTTGACGGCGAGAACTGCGTAGTCTGTGGTACAACAAATTTAAGCGAGGACTGGTCAGGGTACCTCGTTATTATCGATCCGGAAAACTCGGAAGTGGCAAAACGGATGAACATCAAGCTTCCGGGCCGCTACGCGCTGAAGGTCCGCTGA
- a CDS encoding bifunctional N(6)-L-threonylcarbamoyladenine synthase/serine/threonine protein kinase, producing MPVFGQILGIEGTAWNLSAALFDKDLVSLASRPYSPAQGGIHPREAAQHHASVMKELIGSILTEPEKVTGIAFSQGPGLGPCLRTVATAARSLALALDVPLIGVNHCVAHVEIGCFATGCKDPIVLYASGANTQVIGYLNRRYRIFGETLDIGIGNALDKFARAKNFPHPGGPLIEVNAKEGQYIELPYTVKGMDLAFSGLISAAKDSKACLPDVCYSLQETAFAMCVEVTERALSLSGKDEVLLVGGVGANRRLQEMLRIMCEDRGARFYVPEQKYLGDNGAMIAYTGKLMLESGASLPVESSQVNPSFRSDEVEVTWKRDIPGRVPALPCRDGDTQKRGAEAVIAFGPATIEKRRVAKRYRVPALDRRLITERTRAEARLIHAARKGGVPTPVMHDITTDTIVMERIRGTMLTDDLTDENLRRTGTIVGKLHTAGIMHGDLTTSNLILREGDGACVLIDFGLSQVTQEIEQRGVDIHVLYQTLESTAPGRCVGLKAAFEIGYAESFKGAAEIIAREHEIELRGRYL from the coding sequence ATGCCTGTTTTTGGGCAGATACTCGGAATTGAGGGCACTGCCTGGAATCTCAGTGCCGCTCTTTTTGATAAGGATCTTGTTTCTCTTGCATCGCGGCCGTACAGCCCTGCACAAGGGGGTATTCACCCCCGCGAAGCAGCACAGCACCACGCCTCGGTGATGAAAGAACTCATCGGCTCTATCCTCACTGAACCGGAAAAAGTGACGGGTATTGCATTTTCGCAGGGGCCGGGTCTCGGGCCATGTCTCCGGACCGTAGCAACTGCTGCCCGTTCCCTTGCCCTCGCACTCGATGTCCCGCTTATCGGTGTCAACCACTGCGTTGCCCATGTGGAGATCGGATGTTTTGCCACGGGATGCAAAGACCCCATCGTGCTCTATGCAAGCGGGGCGAATACCCAGGTTATCGGGTACCTGAACAGACGGTACCGGATATTCGGAGAAACGCTCGATATCGGTATTGGCAATGCGCTGGACAAGTTTGCCCGGGCTAAAAATTTTCCCCATCCCGGGGGCCCGCTCATCGAGGTAAATGCAAAAGAGGGGCAGTATATCGAACTCCCTTATACCGTCAAAGGAATGGATCTCGCCTTCTCGGGACTCATCTCGGCAGCGAAGGACAGTAAAGCCTGCCTCCCGGATGTCTGTTACAGCCTCCAGGAAACCGCGTTTGCCATGTGCGTGGAAGTGACCGAACGGGCACTCTCACTTTCGGGCAAGGACGAGGTGCTTCTTGTCGGGGGTGTCGGGGCGAACCGGCGCCTGCAGGAGATGCTCCGGATCATGTGTGAGGACCGCGGGGCGCGTTTCTATGTGCCTGAACAGAAGTATCTCGGGGACAACGGGGCGATGATCGCTTATACTGGAAAACTGATGCTGGAGAGCGGTGCATCGCTCCCGGTGGAATCGTCACAGGTCAACCCGTCATTCCGGTCAGACGAGGTGGAAGTGACATGGAAGCGCGATATCCCGGGCCGGGTGCCGGCCCTCCCGTGCAGAGACGGCGACACGCAGAAGCGCGGTGCGGAAGCGGTGATTGCCTTTGGCCCGGCCACCATTGAGAAGCGCAGGGTTGCAAAACGGTACCGGGTCCCGGCCCTGGACCGGCGCCTCATTACCGAAAGGACCCGGGCGGAAGCTCGCCTGATCCACGCAGCGCGCAAAGGTGGCGTGCCAACACCCGTCATGCACGATATAACAACCGACACTATCGTAATGGAACGGATCCGGGGAACCATGCTCACGGACGATCTCACGGACGAAAACCTCCGGAGGACCGGCACGATAGTCGGAAAACTGCATACCGCCGGGATCATGCACGGCGATCTCACCACGAGCAACCTGATCCTGCGCGAGGGAGACGGCGCGTGTGTGCTGATTGATTTCGGACTGTCACAGGTCACCCAGGAGATCGAACAGCGCGGGGTTGACATCCATGTCCTTTACCAGACCCTGGAGAGCACCGCCCCGGGCCGGTGTGTCGGCCTCAAGGCCGCATTCGAGATAGGCTATGCAGAATCCTTCAAGGGTGCTGCAGAGATTATCGCCAGGGAACACGAGATCGAACTCCGGGGGCGGTATCTCTGA
- a CDS encoding 30S ribosomal protein S24e gives MDFEITSDKRNELLSRREVQFTLKYDGATPSRMQIIGKLCALLNIKEHQVTLDTLNSSFGKTELTGAARIYDSEESRNKTERPHLAARGLPKKKEEA, from the coding sequence ATGGACTTTGAGATCACCAGCGATAAAAGGAATGAACTTTTATCCAGAAGAGAGGTTCAGTTTACCCTCAAATACGACGGTGCAACCCCCTCGCGCATGCAGATCATCGGAAAACTCTGCGCCCTCCTGAACATAAAGGAGCACCAGGTAACCCTTGACACCCTGAACAGCAGCTTTGGCAAGACAGAGCTTACCGGAGCGGCCCGCATCTATGATTCGGAAGAGAGCAGGAACAAGACTGAACGCCCGCACCTTGCGGCGCGCGGACTGCCCAAGAAGAAGGAAGAGGCATAA
- a CDS encoding DNA-directed RNA polymerase — protein MYHKLLLEDKVRVPPQRLGEKLEKVILEVLQEQLEGSIDKEIGIFICVTRVLDVGEGELVPGDGGVYYDVRFEAMALRLALQEVIEGLVVETTSFGAFVSLGPIDAMLHVSQISDEYINYDEKNARLICQESKRYIGVGDVVRVRVVTLSLNEREPRDSKIGLTMRQAGLGTALWLEEEIAKEKEKASQPAGAAKERPQEKAKGKRKENASGE, from the coding sequence ATGTATCACAAACTTTTGCTTGAGGATAAGGTGCGGGTGCCCCCCCAGCGCCTTGGTGAGAAACTCGAAAAAGTGATCCTGGAAGTTTTACAGGAGCAGCTCGAGGGCAGCATTGACAAGGAGATCGGGATTTTCATCTGTGTCACAAGAGTGCTTGACGTAGGTGAAGGAGAACTTGTTCCCGGTGATGGTGGCGTATACTATGATGTCCGGTTCGAGGCAATGGCACTCAGGCTTGCCCTTCAGGAAGTCATTGAGGGGCTTGTCGTTGAAACCACCAGCTTTGGTGCCTTCGTCAGTCTCGGCCCTATCGACGCGATGCTGCATGTCAGCCAGATCTCCGACGAGTACATCAACTATGACGAGAAGAATGCCCGTCTCATCTGCCAGGAGTCAAAGAGGTATATCGGTGTCGGCGATGTTGTCCGTGTCCGCGTTGTTACCCTATCCTTAAACGAGCGTGAACCGCGGGACAGCAAGATTGGCCTCACCATGCGCCAGGCAGGCCTCGGCACTGCGCTCTGGCTCGAGGAAGAGATCGCAAAGGAGAAAGAGAAAGCTAGCCAGCCCGCCGGTGCGGCAAAGGAGCGCCCGCAGGAAAAGGCAAAGGGAAAGAGGAAGGAGAATGCCTCCGGCGAATAA
- a CDS encoding GTP-dependent dephospho-CoA kinase family protein: MLTLPEEHRRLFKEPFGELHHEIEEILPRLAGHMVCAVGDVVTHNLQKNGIVPDVAVVDGYTMRSPCSRMPDVTGSCITVKNPAGTLTSELIAALDQAIASPPTTIVVDGEEDLAVIPMVIAAPIGAIVLYGQPHEGVVFRTVTPEAKETAKKFLKHFTNP; the protein is encoded by the coding sequence ATGCTCACGCTTCCCGAAGAGCACCGCAGGCTCTTCAAGGAACCGTTTGGTGAACTCCATCATGAGATAGAAGAGATCCTGCCCCGCCTTGCCGGCCATATGGTCTGTGCTGTCGGGGATGTTGTCACACACAACCTCCAGAAGAACGGGATCGTCCCTGACGTGGCAGTTGTCGATGGCTATACGATGAGATCGCCGTGCAGCAGGATGCCGGACGTCACCGGTTCATGCATAACGGTAAAGAATCCGGCGGGCACTCTCACCAGTGAGCTTATCGCGGCACTGGATCAGGCAATTGCCTCCCCTCCCACGACAATCGTTGTGGACGGGGAGGAAGACCTTGCAGTTATCCCGATGGTCATTGCAGCCCCGATCGGTGCCATCGTGCTCTACGGCCAGCCGCATGAGGGGGTTGTGTTCAGGACCGTGACACCGGAAGCCAAGGAAACCGCAAAAAAATTTCTCAAACACTTCACGAACCCATAA
- a CDS encoding 30S ribosomal protein S27ae, translating into MAAAAKKGAKAKGPQRGAYFKVEGAKVTTTKKYCPRCGPGVMMADHKDRATCGKCGYTEFRK; encoded by the coding sequence ATGGCCGCAGCAGCAAAGAAAGGAGCAAAGGCCAAAGGACCCCAGAGGGGTGCGTACTTCAAGGTTGAAGGCGCAAAGGTCACTACTACAAAGAAATACTGCCCGCGCTGCGGACCTGGTGTCATGATGGCCGACCACAAGGACCGGGCCACCTGCGGCAAGTGCGGATACACCGAATTCAGAAAATAA